A region from the Lolium perenne isolate Kyuss_39 chromosome 4, Kyuss_2.0, whole genome shotgun sequence genome encodes:
- the LOC127293262 gene encoding eukaryotic peptide chain release factor subunit 1-3, whose amino-acid sequence MSDSHETDKNIEMWKIKKLIKGLESARGNGTSMISLIMPPRDQVSRVTKMLGDEYGTASNIKSRVNRQSVLAAITSAQQRLKLYNRVPPNGLVLYTGTILTDDGKEKKVTIDFEPFKPINASLYLCDNKFHTEALSELLESDDKFGFIIMDGNGTLFGTLSGNTREVLHKFTVDLPKKHGRGGQSALRFARLRMEKRHNYVRKTAELATQFFINPATSQPNVAGLILAGSADFKTELSQSDMFDQRLQTKILNVVDVSYGGENGFNQAIELSAEILANVKFIQEKKLIGKYFEEISQDTGKYVFGVDDTLKALEMGAVETLMVWENLDVNRYVLKHSASGEIIIKHLNKETEADQSNFRDAETNAELEVQEKTTLLEWFANEYKKFGCTLEFVTNKSQEGSQFCRGFGGIGGILRYQLDIRSFDDLDDDEGVYEDSD is encoded by the coding sequence ATGTCTGATAGTCATGAAACCGACAAGAATATTGAGATGTGGAAGATTAAGAAGCTGATCAAGGGACTTGAATCTGCTAGGGGCAATGGCACAAGCATGATCTCTCTGATTATGCCTCCACGTGATCAAGTCTCACGTGTGACCAAGATGCTGGGTGATGAATATGGTACCGCTTCAAATATCAAGAGTAGAGTCAACCGCCAATCTGTTCTGGCAGCCATCACCTCAGCTCAGCAGAGGCTGAAGCTGTATAATAGGGTTCCACCAAATGGATTAGTTCTCTACACTGGAACAATTCTAACTGACGATGGCAAGGAGAAGAAGGTTACTATTGATTTTGAGCCATTCAAGCCTATCAATGCATCCTTGTACCTTTGCGACAACAAATTTCACACTGAAGCCTTGAGTGAGCTCTTGGAATCTGATGACAAGTTTGGGTTCATTATTATGGATGGTAATGGAACTCTTTTCGGCACACTTAGTGGCAACACTCGTGAAGTGCTTCACAAATTTACTGTAGATCTCCCAAAGAAGCATGGAAGAGGAGGGCAATCTGCTCTGCGTTTTGCTCGCCTTCGGATGGAAAAGCGTCATAATTACGTTCGGAAGACAGCTGAACTTGCCACTCAGTTCTTCATCAACCCAGCTACCAGCCAGCCTAATGTTGCGGGACTAATATTGGCTGGTTCTGCTGATTTTAAAACAGAACTAAGCCAATCTGACATGTTTGATCAGCGCCTTCAGACCAAAATACTGAATGTGGTTGATGTTTCATATGGTGGTGAGAATGGTTTCAACCAAGCCATTGAGTTATCAGCTGAAATTCTAGCAAATGTGAAGTTCATACAGGAGAAGAAGTTGATTGGGAAGTACTTTGAAGAGATTAGTCAAGATACTGGGAAGTATGTCTTTGGCGTTGATGACACCCTGAAGGCTCTTGAGATGGGTGCTGTTGAAACTCTGATGGTGTGGGAAAACCTTGATGTCAACCGATATGTGCTTAAGCACAGTGCAAGTGGAGAAATTATCATAAAGCATCTGAACAAAGAGACTGAAGCTGACCAGAGCAATTTCCGTGATGCAGAAACCAATGCTGAGCTGGAAGTTCAGGAGAAAACAACTCTTTTGGAATGGTTTGCTAATGAATACAAGAAGTTCGGGTGCACTCTTGAATTTGTTACCAACAAATCTCAAGAGGGCTCACAGTTTTGCCGAGGATTTGGTGGCATTGGTGGTATCCTGCGCTACCAGCTGGACATTCGTTCTTTTGATGATCTTGACGATGATGAGGGTGTCTACGAAGACTCTGATTAG